The following proteins are co-located in the Ketogulonicigenium robustum genome:
- a CDS encoding urease accessory protein UreE: MTLHAHDIARATSEAPVDFVELTYEERLIRRKRITTANGLSFVVDLPETVGLDEGDAFVLEDGRHVVVMAADEDLMEVQGDLHRLAWHIGNRHAPCQIEMDRLVIRADKVMRDMLLGLGAVVKDLREPFRPEGGAYGHGRTMGHSHGNQPHEHAHDHAHDHAHHDGHDRLHTLMQGDAPAGSEDGHHHHDHTHDEVPNLRPHHHHDHKH; encoded by the coding sequence ATGACCCTGCACGCCCATGATATCGCCCGCGCTACGTCCGAGGCTCCGGTCGATTTCGTCGAATTGACCTATGAAGAACGCCTGATCCGTCGCAAGCGGATCACCACGGCAAACGGCCTGTCGTTTGTGGTCGACCTGCCCGAAACCGTGGGGCTGGACGAAGGCGACGCCTTTGTGCTGGAGGATGGCCGCCACGTGGTCGTCATGGCCGCTGACGAGGATCTGATGGAAGTGCAGGGCGATTTGCACCGTTTGGCATGGCACATTGGCAACCGCCACGCGCCTTGCCAGATCGAGATGGACCGTCTGGTCATCCGCGCTGACAAGGTGATGCGCGACATGCTGCTGGGCTTGGGCGCGGTGGTCAAAGACCTGCGCGAGCCCTTCCGCCCCGAAGGCGGCGCTTATGGGCATGGTCGCACCATGGGCCATTCGCACGGGAATCAGCCCCATGAACATGCCCACGATCACGCGCACGACCATGCCCACCACGACGGCCACGACCGCCTGCACACGCTGATGCAGGGTGATGCGCCCGCAGGGTCCGAGGATGGCCATCACCACCACGACCACACCCATGATGAGGTGCCGAACCTGCGCCCCCATCACCACCATGACCATAAACACTGA
- a CDS encoding urease accessory protein UreF, with protein sequence MTINTESLLTLSQWLSPAYPVGSFVFSHGLEQAIVSGTVTDKDSLIAWLAAVLAHGAGRNDCILIGAAWRGGDLPHTIACGEALQPSRERLLEARTQGLAFAKITRDVRGYDLPDTVFPVVFGRAAALAGAPLVPAAQMYLLAFVTNLVQAAQRLMPLGQTRAQQAIEALSPLCAQTALEKTALTLDDLGGFALSADIAAMRHETLQPRLFRS encoded by the coding sequence ATGACCATAAACACTGAAAGCCTGCTGACCCTATCGCAATGGCTGTCGCCAGCCTATCCGGTAGGGTCGTTCGTTTTTTCGCATGGGCTGGAACAGGCAATTGTCAGCGGTACTGTCACCGACAAAGACAGCTTGATCGCGTGGCTAGCGGCCGTGCTGGCACATGGCGCTGGGCGAAACGATTGCATCCTGATCGGCGCCGCATGGCGGGGGGGTGATCTGCCCCACACCATCGCCTGCGGCGAGGCGCTGCAGCCCAGCCGCGAACGTCTGCTAGAGGCCCGTACCCAAGGGTTGGCCTTCGCCAAAATCACGCGTGATGTGCGCGGCTATGATCTGCCCGATACCGTGTTCCCCGTGGTGTTCGGGCGCGCTGCCGCACTGGCGGGCGCGCCGCTGGTGCCTGCTGCGCAGATGTATCTGCTGGCCTTTGTCACCAACCTTGTCCAAGCCGCGCAGCGCCTGATGCCGCTGGGCCAGACCCGCGCCCAGCAGGCGATCGAGGCGTTATCGCCGCTTTGTGCGCAAACGGCGCTGGAAAAAACCGCGCTGACATTGGATGATCTGGGCGGCTTTGCCCTTTCGGCCGACATCGCTGCGATGCGGCATGAAACTCTGCAGCCGCGCCTGTTCCGATCCTGA